One genomic region from Nymphaea colorata isolate Beijing-Zhang1983 chromosome 12, ASM883128v2, whole genome shotgun sequence encodes:
- the LOC116265925 gene encoding protein NRT1/ PTR FAMILY 6.3-like codes for MAVAYEEDDNKGLVSDAWDYKGRPAKALESGGWTSAASILVVELTERLTTLGIAVNLVTYLTGFMHLGSAQSANTVTNFMGTSFMLCLLGGFVADTFLGRYLTISIFATVQAMGVTILTVSTIVPGLRPPPCSADGVCIRANGTQLSVLYLALYLTALGTGGLKSSVSGFGSDQFDEASPKEKSKMLSFFSWFFFFISIGSLAAVTILVYIQDNLGRKWGYGICACAILAALLVFLSGTRRYRFKKLVGSPITQIARVFFAAWKNRSLDLPSDSSLLYQGDLDSAGKKMAMLNHTKQFRFLDKAAIVRGDQDIEAEKINIWHLSSVTQVEEVKMVVSMMPIWATTIMFWTVYAQMTTFSVQQATTMNRHIGKSFQIPAASLTVFFVGSILLSVPVYDRIIVPIARKFTGRREGITTLQRISVGLIFSLLAMVFAALTEIKRLRLAHSSKNPNGVVPMSVFWLVPQFFFVGSGEAFTYIGQLDFFLRECPKGMKTISTGMFLSTLSLGFFVSSALVTIVDKMTTSNGSGGWITDNLNMGKLYNFYWLLAVLCVLNFAFYLICAKWYVYKDQRMANSGLKVDNATELEECFHA; via the exons atggctgTTGCTTATGAGGAAGATGATAACAAGGGGTTGGTGAGTGACGCCTGGGATTACAAAGGCCGTCCTGCCAAAGCTTTAGAGTCCGGTGGTTGGACTAGTGCTGCTTCAATCCTTG TGGTGGAGCTGACGGAAAGGCTGACGACGCTGGGGATTGCCGTCAACCTGGTGACATACCTAACCGGATTTATGCACTTGGGCAGTGCCCAGTCTGCCAACACAGTGACGAACTTCATGGGGACCTCCTTCATGCTGTGTCTTCTTGGTGGCTTCGTTGCTGACACCTTCCTGGGCCGATACCTCACTATTTCCATCTTTGCTACTGTTCAGGCCATG GGGGTGACCATACTAACTGTGTCAACCATAGTGCCGGGCCTGAGGCCACCACCTTGCTCTGCAGATGGCGTCTGTATACGGGCCAACGGAACTCAGCTATCTGTTCTGTATCTTGCTCTTTACCTGACTGCCTTGGGCACCGGAGGCCTCAAATCCAGCGTCTCCGGCTTCGGCTCCGACCAGTTTGATGAGGCGTCCCCTAAGGAGAAGTCCAAGATGCTCTCCTTCTTCAGctggttcttctttttcatcagCATCGGCTCTCTGGCCGCAGTCACCATACTGGTCTACATTCAAGACAATCTTGGCCGGAAATGGGGCTACGGCATATGTGCCTGTGCCATTCTTGCAGCGCTGCTTGTGTTCCTGAGTGGGACTAGACGATACCGCTTCAAGAAGCTGGTGGGCAGCCCCATAACCCAGATAGCTAGGGTCTTCTTTGCAGCATGGAAGAACAGAAGCCTAGACCTGCCTTCGGATTCCTCTCTTCTTTATCAGGGCGACTTGGACTCTGCAGGAAAGAAGATGGCCATGCTGAACCACACTAAGCAGTTCAG ATTCCTTGACAAGGCAGCCATTGTTAGAGGTGATCAAGACATAGAAGCGGAGAAGATCAACATCTGGCACTTATCTTCAGTTACCCAAGTTGAGGAAGTGAAGATGGTGGTCAGCATGATGCCAATATGGGCTACAACCATAATGTTTTGGACCGTCTATGCCCAAATGACAACATTCTCGGTGCAGCAAGCCACAACCATGAACAGGCACATAGGGAAATCCTTTCAGATCCCTGCTGCATCACTCACCGTCTTCTTCGTCGGAAGTATACTCTTGTCGGTGCCGGTTTACGACCGTATAATTGTCCCGATCGCTCGGAAATTCACCGGCAGACGAGAAGGTATAACCACACTGCAGAGGATTTCAGTGGGACTGATCTTCTCTCTCCTAGCCATGGTCTTTGCAGCCCTCACAGAGATAAAGAGGCTCAGGTTGGCGCACTCAAGCAAGAACCCTAATGGAGTTGTGCCCATGAGTGTGTTCTGGCTTGTCCCCCAGTTTTTCTTTGTGGGATCAGGGGAGGCCTTCACGTACATTGGACAGCTTGACTTCTTCCTGAGGGAGTGCCCCAAGGGGATGAAGACCATAAGCACAGGGATGTTCCTAAGCACCCTGTCTCTTGGGTTCTTTGTGAGCAGTGCTCTTGTCACCATTGTTGACAAGATGACCACAAGCAATGGATCAGGAGGATGGATAACTGACAATCTGAACATGGGGAAGCTCTATAATTTCTACTGGTTGTTAGCTGTTCTTTGTGTCCTGAATTTCGCTTTCTACTTGATCTGTGCAAAATGGTATGTCTACAAAGATCAGAGGATGGCTAACTCAGGCCTTAAGGTTGACAACGCAACAGAGTTGGAGGAATGCTTCCATGCataa